Below is a genomic region from Leptospira venezuelensis.
CAGGAAGAGCAAAAATTCTTACGAACTTCTCCTCTACGAAACAAACATCTGCAATCATTCCTTTTTCAACTAATGCAGGAATGATTGTCTCGTATTTGCCTCTGCTCATTACGATAAAACTTCTGATATCGTCTGCGTCAGCAGCACCACCGCTTAGATAGATCCTGACTACAGTATCTCTTTCCAATTCGGATAAAGATACGATAGCTGACTCATACGCCTCGTCGGAAGTCGCGTGAGTGATAAATTTGCGAATGCTATCTATCTTTGCAGGAGCCTTAACCGCCTTTTTCCATTCGTTGGAAATATCAGTCAGTTTCTTGCGATCTAGAAGTTTTTCGACAGAGACCTTGTATTTATCCCCTTTCAGGTTTTGGTCTAAGGAAACAAGTGCAGCCAGCTCGTCATAAGCATGATACTTATCCAGGTTATTGGTAAGTCTTTCTCTGTTTTTTCTTTGGTATACGAGCTGGTATTTGCGGAGAAGGTTAAGTTCCATCTCCACGTTGATTGGTGGAATGTTTACTTTACGAGAGATTTCTCCCAGAGTAAGAACATTCTTATTTTTTAAGATAGAAGTATAGATATTAACTTGGAGAACAGTGAGCTTTTCCAGCACACCTTTGAGATAAAACTCATCCAGAAAACTATCGAAAAGGAACTTAACGTTCTTATTCTTTTCTTTGAACGGAAGCTTTGGAATGTTCCAGAGAGATGCGGTCTTCTTTAGGTCATTCAGTTCGAGTTTTTCTAATTCTTGCAATAAAACCGATTCGCCGCTCATACCACTGACCGAAATTCTCGTTCGAAAGCCATACTCTAATTCTCGCCGCTCCCGTAAACCAAAATACGGTTTTCTCGACGGAAGATGATCAGGTAGACCCAAGTACCTTTCTTCAGGTTCCTTTATCCTGATTAGGTTCTTTTCTCCCTGATTTGGATTGTGTTCCTTTCAAGTTCTCTTAATCTGGAGCTGAAATGCCAGGATTCCTAGACCAACTTCTGCAAGGGGTAAACAGTGCTAGTCGTATAGTGACCAGTAGTTATGTTTTTTCCACCAAAACCATCCTACTTTTAAAGGATTTAGCTACAGGAGGAAGTGGATCTCGTAATATTCCAGTTCGATTGAGAGAAGCGTTTGAAGAATTAGGCGCAACGTATATTAAATTAGGCCAATTTATTGCCTCGGCCCCTTCTCTATTCCCGGAGGAGATCGTAACGGAGATGCAAAAATGTTTGGATTCCGTACGACCTCTACCTTTCTCAGATATCCAAAAAGTATTAAAAAAAGAACTGGGTAAAGATTACCAAAAATTATTCCAAAGTATAGATCCAGTCCCAATGGCATCAGCATCTATTGCACAAGTCCATTCTGCAGTAACCAAAGACGGTTTGGATGTAGTAGTAAAAGTGCAAAGACCTGATATAGAAAGCGCGTTAGGAGCAGATTTAAATCTTCTATTCTTAGCCTCTAAACTATTCGAAATATTTGTGCCTGGTCTGAATAAATCAGGACTTTCTGAAATGGTAGGAATGTTCCAATCTTCCATCTTAGAGGAAATAGATTTTATAAAAGAAGCAAACAATTGTGAAGAATTCGAAAGATATCTTCTATCTTCTGGAGAAACAAGAGCAAGAGTTCCTAAAATTTACAGAGAACTCAGCACCAAAAAGGTTTTGGTAATGGAAAAATTTTATGGAGCTCCGATCACAGACGAAATTTCTTTACGAAAATTTAGTAAAGATCCCTCCAGGACACTTTCAGACGCGCTTGAGATCTGGTTTTCTACACTTTCTAAATCGGGTTTTTTCCATGCAGATGTACATGCAGGAAACCTAATGATCTTAAGGGACGGTACAGTAGGTTTTATAGATTTCGGGATCGTAGGAAGAATTTCCTCTAAGGTCTGGGAAGGTCTGATGATCTTTTTAGAAGGTCTTGCATTGAACAGAACGGATCGTATTGCGAGTGGTTTAGTTCGTATGGATGGAACCGCCAAAGGTGTAGACGAGAAAAAACTAGCAAAAGACCTTGAGACCGTTTTTGATCAAATGAGTAAGATGGTCCTGGATATCCAAATGGGAGAATTGGATGCTTTGGATGAGAAGAAGATGAATACTATCCTTTTTGAGTTCAGAGATATTTCAGATCGAAACGGATTAAAGATCCCCAAGGAATTCGGGCTTCTCGTTAAACAAATCTTATACTTTGACAGATATATCAAATCTTTCGCACCGGAATTAGATCTGATCCGGGACAGGGAAAAATTTATAAAATGAAATCCAAACTTTTCGAATTAGAAGAGGGAGAGTCCGGAAAAATCACCGGAATAAAAAACGAATCCGGAAAAACGGGACTGGTCCGAAATCTTTTAGATATGGGATTTCTTCCCGGAACAAAAATCACCGTGGTCCGTAAATTCCAAGACCAAGATAAGATGATCGTAAAATTAGGCCTTGTCCGATTGGCCATTCGAAAATTAGAAGCGGATCTTTTGGAATTGAATTAGTTTATGAAATTATTAAATACCGAATTACAAACTCAAGGATCTAAAACGGAAAATTTCCGAGTCTTACTGACTGGAAATCCAAACTGCGGTAAATCTACATTATTCAATCGATTGACTGGGCTTAGACAAAAAACAGGAAACTACCATGGAGTCACCGTAGAAAAAGCAGAAGGGATCCTTCATACAGAAGATAGAACAGTTAACATAGTAGATCTTCCGGGAGCATATAGTTTAGGCGGAGAATCCGAAGATAAACAGGTAACGACCCGCATCTTGCTCTCAAAAGAAACAGAAGACAAATTGATTTTTGTATTGGATGCAGTTGCAATTGAAAGAGGACTCCAATTTTTATTGCAGGTATCTTCTCTCAAGATCCCAATGATAGTCGCAGTCACGATGAACGATACCTTAGAAAAAAAGGGAGTTCATTTAGATCTTAAAGTTTTATCTAAGGCATTCAAAGTTCCTTTTTATTTTGTAAATCCAAGATCAGGAGAAGGTGTAGAAGTTTTAGAAAATGTTTTAACTGATCCTTCTGCTTATAAAACCCCAGACCCGGATTTTTCCTGGGACAAAAAACGAACCGCTTTAATCGAGTCAGTACTTTCTAAACTTTTGGTGGACGATCCGGATTCGGTTCGATTCGTATTAGAAAATAGTTTTAAAGAATTTAGTGGAGAAAGTTTACAAACAGGGCTACCTTCTTCTAATTTTTTTCCGGAAAAAACGCGTGAATTCATTCGTTCTGAATGGGAAAAATCCAAATTAGAATTTTCTTATGGAGAAGAACTAGTCCAAAGATCCATCTGGATCAAAAAACTTTTATCTAAAGCAGTTTCTGGTTCAGAAATCGCAGAAAAAGGGATCTTAGGATTTGCTGATAAAATACTTCTGCACCCAATCTGGGGACTTACAATCTTCTTAGGGATCATGGCACTTGTTTTCCAATTCTTATTTACCTGGTCCGAAGTTCCCATGGATTGGATAGAAGCAAGGATTGGAGATCTTGCGGATTGGACTGGGAATTATCTTCCTGAGGGGCCGGTGCGATCTCTCATCCAAGAAGGAATGATAGGAGGAGTCGGAGCAGTTTTAGTATTCATTCCTCAGATCAGCTTATTATTTCTATTCATTGGGATCATGGAAGAAAGCGGGTATATCGCAAGAGCTTCGTTTCTAATGGACAGGTTCATGGGAAAATTTGGACTTTCCGGAAAATCCTTTATTCCATTACTTTCCAGTGCAGCATGCGCAGTTCCAGCGATCATGGGAACTAGAACAATTGAAAATAAATCTGATAGACTTACTACAATCTTAGTGTCTCCACTAATCACCTGCTCTGCCAGATATCCGGTTTATATTTTGGTAATTGGGACAGTCTTTTCTGCTGAACCGGTTTTCGGGATCTTCTCCCCTAAAGTCCTAGCGTTATTTGGCCTTTTTCTGTTAGGGATGTTTGCTTCAATGGGAGCAGCTTTCTTATTCAAAAAAACTTTTTTTAGATCAGAGCCTGCATATTTTCTAATGGAACTTCCCAGATACCAGTGGCCTTCTCTCAAAAGTTTATTTTTTACAGTTTATAAGAAGATCAGAGCCTTTATAGGAAACGCAGGGAAAGTAATTTTATTCATCTCTATCATACTTTGGTTCCTAGCAAATTATCCAAGGGTAGAAGGCCCTAAAAACGAAGACTTAAATCCTGCACAAGCCAAGTCCTTACAAATCTCAGAATCCTATGCGGGAAGAATGGGAAAAATGATGGAACCAGTCTTACAACCGATCGGTTTCGGCTGGAAGATGGGGCTTGGGATCATTACTTCATTCGCAGCGAGAGAAGTAATGGTATCCACATTGTCCATCGTATATGGAGTCCAGGGAGAAGATTCGGAAGATGAAAATCTAAGGTCAGCGCTTAGAAAGGATAAAGATCCGGAAACTGGAAAACCGGTTTGGACCATTGCAAGTGCGTTAAGTTTACTCGTATTTTTTGCATTTGCCTGCCAATGTATGTCTACTCTTGCGGTAGTAAAAAAAGAGACAAACTCTCTTTTCTGGCCATTCTTTATGTTCACATATATGACAGTTCTTGCATATACTTCCTCATTTTTAGTTTTCCATTTTTCTAAATTTTTAGGCTGGAATTGATCATGATTAAAAGACTGCCTGCAAACCTTAAGATAATTATATTTTACTCTTTTTGTTTTTTTGTCCTTCTAATCATTTTTAGATTTGCTCTGCTGTTTATCTATTTGTCGAAATTGGGTAATTCCCCGATTAGCGAAGTGATTATTTCCTTTTTGATTGGAGTACGTTTCGATCTATGTGTGATCTCCATAGTTGTCGGATTATCTTGGATCTTATCTTCTTTTCATTATCCAAACCGTTGGACAGTCTACAGATACATTTGGGGAATCCTACCAATTCCATTATTCTTATGGATGACTGGTCATTTGATCGGTGACACCATCTATTTCGGAGAAGCGGACAAACATCTGGGTTACGAAGGATTTGTTTTCTTAGGAAAAGATCTACTGATATTGATAGAAGCCGGAATTAAGAACGATACATTAACAGTAGTTTTGGGATTGATCGGGATATTCACAGGACTTCCTGCGTTAATTTACCTTTTTATAAAGCATAATGGCTACCAATACTCACCTGAAAATAGGAACAAAGAATTAGTACAGATCCCGATCGCTATTATCTTATTACTTTTTCTTTTTCGAGGAGGTCTACAAGCCAGGCCTTTACGATCCACAGAGGCAATCCATTCTGAAAATCCTTTCTTAAACCAACTCCCCTTAAACGGAGTATTCACAACGATTATGGATCTAAAATCCAAATCAATTCTTCCTGAACTGCAAATGTCTAAAGAGGAATCAATTCGGATCGTACAGCAAGAAATCGATTATCCAGGTGCAAAATTTATAGATCCCGAATATCCAATTTTAAGAGAAACCTCAGAAACCAGAAAGGATACTCCTCCAAATATAGTTCTCATTCTATTGGAAAGCTGGACAGGGAAATTTCTGAAGCCGAACGGAGATGGTATCGTTGGGGGAAAAGAACTTGCTCCTAATTTTAATTCTCTAGCAAAAGAGGGCAGATATTTTTCTAGATTTTTTGCAACCGGAGGAAGGACAGTAAATGGACTCATGTCTGTTCTTACAGGTATTCCGGATCGTCCAGGCATCACAGTAGTACGAACGCATCAGGTTTTAGGAAATTTTGGAGGCCTCGGATCTATACTAAAAACCCTAGGATATTCTACATATTTCGTGCACGGAGGCGATGTAGGATTTGATAATATGAGTTTTCTTTTTCCTCATTGGGGTTTCGATACAATCATAGGAAAAGAAGAAATCGAAAAAACGGGAAAATATAAATCAGGTGCCTGGGGATTTTATGACGGAGATGTATTAGAAGAACTGCATGAAACCATCTCAAAAGCGAAACAACCTTTTGCAGTAGTCAGCTTAACTCTAACCACTCATTATCCTTATCAAGTTCCAGAAACAGGACAAAATCCTTTTCCGGAAACCATGAAGGATTCTGATTATTTCAATACCTATGCGTATTCGGACGAGTCTATAGGGAAATTTATGGAGAAGGCGAAGAAGTCCCCCTATTTCCAAAACACTATCTTTATATTTGTAGCAGATCATACACACCATCGAGATTTAAATCCATTCGAAGATCGTAATATTCCACTTTTAATCTATTCTCCTAAATATGTTAAGTCAGGATTGGATCCTAAACTTTCGTCTCAATTAGATGTGATCCCAACTATCTTAGGACTTGTTGGCAAGAAAGTAAAATTTTCTTCCTTTGGTAAGGATCTACTTTCTAATTCGCCAGTGCCCCAAGACAACGGTTCTTATTTTGCGTTTTCCAGTGTGATTGGTTGGATTGAGAACGAATATGCTCTTTATAGATCCACAGAAGGTGAACTCAGAGAGGCTTATCCAATGCCTTGGAATATAAACAAATCCAAGTGTGTTTCTATGAAGGAAACCTGCGATGAATATGAACGAAAGGCAAAAGCGTTTTTAAACCTAAGTTATGAGCTTCTGAATACAAATCGGATCTTCCCAGAGAAATAAGGTTTGGCGAAAGATCTCCCCACCCTTCCTGGGTGGGGGCCGGTGCGGTGGTACCTTCGCAACCCATCTCCTAAAATCGGAAATTTTTCCATCAATTTTCATAAAGACGGTTTGTAGGAGCTCCTACAAATATTTCCTTTTTAATTTCTTGCCTTCTCACCCAACATGAATTCCGAGAGAAATCCTTCCCTTTCCGGCCGGGTTTACCGATCCTAGTCTTAAGGGTATCACCCTTTTATTTCAGGAGAAAGAATGTCTTTTTCGAAAAGTTTTCGTTTGGAAGAAAAATGGGAGATCGGTCCGGATTCTTCTCCCTTTATAATTGCTGAGATCGGATTGAACCATAATGCAGATCTGGAATTAGGAAAGAAAACGATACAGGCTGCGAAGCAAGCGGGAGCGAACGCAGTAAAATTCCAAAGCTATACGACTGAAAATTTTTTAGACATTAAAAATCCAAAGGCAAAAGTCCTGGTGGATATTTTCCAGACTTACGAACTTTCCGAGAAACTACATATTGAATTCCAAAAAACTGCAAAAGAAGAAGGCCTCTTCTTTTTCTCTACTCCTTTGGATACAGGAAGTGTCGACCTTTTAGTGAACTTAGGAGTGAAAGCTCTTAAGATCGCGAGCGGAGATATTGTGAACAAACAACTTCTTCAAAAATGCGCAAGCACTGGACTACCTTTATTTTTATCCACCGGAGCCGCAGAAGGTTTTGAAGTCATTCGCGCGTTAGAATATTTGGAATCCGAAAAAGTTAAAGATCTTGTGTTATTCCATTGTGTTTCGCTTTACCCTACTCCTCCTGAAAATGCAAATTTACAAACCTTGGAATATTATAAAAATATCTTCAATGGTCCTCTAGGTTTTTCAGACCATACTGCCGGAAGCCTCGCAGGAGCATTGGCAGTTTCTCTCGGTGCATGTGTTTTAGAAAAACATTTTACTTTAGATAAAACACTTCCCGGTCCAGATCATACAATCTCCGTAGATCCTTCTGAGCTCAAATCCTATGTAGAAAATGCAAAACTTGCATTTCAAATGAGAGGAGAAAAGAAGAAGGTAGTACAACCTCAGGAAGCAGGTGGAAGATTTTTTGGAAGAAGAGGAATTTACTCTGATCGAAATGGAAATCCTATCTCACTTCGCCCGGACCTGAGCCAAGAAGATAAAAGATATTTTGATTCATGGAAGTTAGATGAGGCAAATTCCATCGTCAAAGAAGGTAAAGGACCGAAACCAGGAGAATCTTTCTCAGCTTAATATGATCCGAAAAATCTGTCTTTTATTTACAGCGCTTTCTTTCGGTATATCTGCAGCTCCCAAGTCCTATGGGTCTCTTGGTTCCGAAGTAGATTTTTTGGATTTCGGAAAAGTCACAGTGGCGCCCTTTTCTTATTCGGTATCCTCTTCTTACGATGAAGAATACGGTGCATTCAATCTATTCGATTCAAATCCTAAATCTTATTGGTATTCTTCCGGAGAGAATAAACCGGAGTGGATCATAGTAGATTTCGGTTCTAAAAGACTGATCAATTCAGTAGAAGTACTAGTTCCTATGTTTCGAGGCAAAAGGGCAACTGAGGA
It encodes:
- a CDS encoding ABC1 kinase family protein — protein: MPGFLDQLLQGVNSASRIVTSSYVFSTKTILLLKDLATGGSGSRNIPVRLREAFEELGATYIKLGQFIASAPSLFPEEIVTEMQKCLDSVRPLPFSDIQKVLKKELGKDYQKLFQSIDPVPMASASIAQVHSAVTKDGLDVVVKVQRPDIESALGADLNLLFLASKLFEIFVPGLNKSGLSEMVGMFQSSILEEIDFIKEANNCEEFERYLLSSGETRARVPKIYRELSTKKVLVMEKFYGAPITDEISLRKFSKDPSRTLSDALEIWFSTLSKSGFFHADVHAGNLMILRDGTVGFIDFGIVGRISSKVWEGLMIFLEGLALNRTDRIASGLVRMDGTAKGVDEKKLAKDLETVFDQMSKMVLDIQMGELDALDEKKMNTILFEFRDISDRNGLKIPKEFGLLVKQILYFDRYIKSFAPELDLIRDREKFIK
- a CDS encoding FeoA family protein, which translates into the protein MKSKLFELEEGESGKITGIKNESGKTGLVRNLLDMGFLPGTKITVVRKFQDQDKMIVKLGLVRLAIRKLEADLLELN
- the feoB gene encoding ferrous iron transport protein B — its product is MKLLNTELQTQGSKTENFRVLLTGNPNCGKSTLFNRLTGLRQKTGNYHGVTVEKAEGILHTEDRTVNIVDLPGAYSLGGESEDKQVTTRILLSKETEDKLIFVLDAVAIERGLQFLLQVSSLKIPMIVAVTMNDTLEKKGVHLDLKVLSKAFKVPFYFVNPRSGEGVEVLENVLTDPSAYKTPDPDFSWDKKRTALIESVLSKLLVDDPDSVRFVLENSFKEFSGESLQTGLPSSNFFPEKTREFIRSEWEKSKLEFSYGEELVQRSIWIKKLLSKAVSGSEIAEKGILGFADKILLHPIWGLTIFLGIMALVFQFLFTWSEVPMDWIEARIGDLADWTGNYLPEGPVRSLIQEGMIGGVGAVLVFIPQISLLFLFIGIMEESGYIARASFLMDRFMGKFGLSGKSFIPLLSSAACAVPAIMGTRTIENKSDRLTTILVSPLITCSARYPVYILVIGTVFSAEPVFGIFSPKVLALFGLFLLGMFASMGAAFLFKKTFFRSEPAYFLMELPRYQWPSLKSLFFTVYKKIRAFIGNAGKVILFISIILWFLANYPRVEGPKNEDLNPAQAKSLQISESYAGRMGKMMEPVLQPIGFGWKMGLGIITSFAAREVMVSTLSIVYGVQGEDSEDENLRSALRKDKDPETGKPVWTIASALSLLVFFAFACQCMSTLAVVKKETNSLFWPFFMFTYMTVLAYTSSFLVFHFSKFLGWN
- a CDS encoding LTA synthase family protein, with protein sequence MIKRLPANLKIIIFYSFCFFVLLIIFRFALLFIYLSKLGNSPISEVIISFLIGVRFDLCVISIVVGLSWILSSFHYPNRWTVYRYIWGILPIPLFLWMTGHLIGDTIYFGEADKHLGYEGFVFLGKDLLILIEAGIKNDTLTVVLGLIGIFTGLPALIYLFIKHNGYQYSPENRNKELVQIPIAIILLLFLFRGGLQARPLRSTEAIHSENPFLNQLPLNGVFTTIMDLKSKSILPELQMSKEESIRIVQQEIDYPGAKFIDPEYPILRETSETRKDTPPNIVLILLESWTGKFLKPNGDGIVGGKELAPNFNSLAKEGRYFSRFFATGGRTVNGLMSVLTGIPDRPGITVVRTHQVLGNFGGLGSILKTLGYSTYFVHGGDVGFDNMSFLFPHWGFDTIIGKEEIEKTGKYKSGAWGFYDGDVLEELHETISKAKQPFAVVSLTLTTHYPYQVPETGQNPFPETMKDSDYFNTYAYSDESIGKFMEKAKKSPYFQNTIFIFVADHTHHRDLNPFEDRNIPLLIYSPKYVKSGLDPKLSSQLDVIPTILGLVGKKVKFSSFGKDLLSNSPVPQDNGSYFAFSSVIGWIENEYALYRSTEGELREAYPMPWNINKSKCVSMKETCDEYERKAKAFLNLSYELLNTNRIFPEK
- a CDS encoding N-acetylneuraminate synthase family protein, with the translated sequence MSFSKSFRLEEKWEIGPDSSPFIIAEIGLNHNADLELGKKTIQAAKQAGANAVKFQSYTTENFLDIKNPKAKVLVDIFQTYELSEKLHIEFQKTAKEEGLFFFSTPLDTGSVDLLVNLGVKALKIASGDIVNKQLLQKCASTGLPLFLSTGAAEGFEVIRALEYLESEKVKDLVLFHCVSLYPTPPENANLQTLEYYKNIFNGPLGFSDHTAGSLAGALAVSLGACVLEKHFTLDKTLPGPDHTISVDPSELKSYVENAKLAFQMRGEKKKVVQPQEAGGRFFGRRGIYSDRNGNPISLRPDLSQEDKRYFDSWKLDEANSIVKEGKGPKPGESFSA